ATAATTGAATGATGTATTTGTTACTTCCATCACCGATTATTGTCACTCCACGAATCAACCAAAATCTGAGGATAACCCAACCCCCCAAGAAAATCCAACAACACTATCAGCTCAAATGCACACATAGCCCCAGGCTTCGACAAgcaaaaatcattgctttcaaaactcactttatccgcTTCAAAATCAGGGATCGGatccatgaagtggttattattcaaatccaACTGCTGCAACTTCTTCTCATTCAAACCATGCAGAATCAACCCAACAAACTCATTTCCATTAAGATTGAAATCCCTCAGCGAGACCAAATCCCCAATGTTCATTGGAATACTCCCACTAAACTTATTTCCGCGAAGCCGCTAAACTTAAGTCCAGTGAGCACCCAAGTTTTAGCCCCAGACGAAGTAAGTTTCGCTCACGCGAAAGAGTTTCAATGGTTCAACTCTAGTTGTAGGACATTTTTAGCTCAAACGAAAATATATAGTTCAAGCAAAAATTGTTGagcttaagcgaaaatatcAGCAAAACTTGTGTTTTGGTTTTCTGCAAATCTCGCTCAAGCGAGAAAGTTTAGCTTAAACGAAAATAATGCACTTAACACCGTTAGTTTGTATTTAAAGGAGATATCTTgattgacacattttttttttctatatgtggacaaaattgagatttttaaaCCTTATCTAAATTACTATTGtaataaatgatgaaaaaaattataagtatcTTACTTgaactatttaattataatgtgatgaaaaaaattaggataatgatatttagacaacattttttttacaacatttgaacattgattatgtatcaatctgtgattggtcaaaaattactccacaataatgtttatgattattattattattgattgtggagtaatttttaaccaatcacatattgacacgtaatcaatattcaaatgttatcaaaaaaatattatctaaatatcattattcaaaaaattataaatatcttactTTAACTATTTCTTTATAATGCACCTAATGGGTTTTTACCTTTTGTATATTTAATCAtaactcaatcttataaaaaaactacTATAGCCATAAGTTAGGTTCTTATAATTCAAAGTTCTAAGAATGCAAAAAAGGTTCTCACAaagaaatttcatttcaaattcataTCTCTCATTATATTACATTCTTTTATAGGATGAATTAGTGAAGACCATTTGAATTCTACATTAATTCCCAATAAGTATTCTTTAATATCTACtaatattaaattcttattatatgaattattattttttatattcaattaaaaacaaaaatgataaagaCTCTCAAGATTACATCATCCCCTCCTCTTCAAATACATCCAATGTCATGAGTGCACTTTTTCTAGTAGAAACACAATATCAGGATCAAATATCATCCTTTTATTAGATTTccaatttaaaactataatttgTGTATACAATATTAGTTGATTCATAGATTGATGCAACTTCGCACTAAAAGTTCTTAGTCAAATTGTGAAgggataaaaaataatattttcataaaaaacatcattatcatcataagatttttcatcatttttgctcactaatattttttttttatttatcttttcttctctttttttctatattcttttcttgaattttgttttctctaaacttcttttctttattttctttttatcttaattttttttaatttctttttctcataaTCCCGGTTCTTctgtttatttttctctcaacttcttctcttttttttttctctaaatctctttacaatttttctctctctcaacttcttttttatttcttttctttctgaatcccttctctttaattttttttctcttcactaatattcttttttatgttttccttaTTTCCATCTCTTTCTTTCATCATAGTTTAAGCATGTCTAttaatcaaacattttctctttatctctatacttttgttctttcttttcttcctttttttctctcttcaaaattctctttaaatttcCTTTTTGTGAAATAAACTCACtgaaaaacaatttatgataGACATTTAGTTGGAGAACCCTTTTAGTACAAGTATTTTTTGTGACatccgggcactgacgagggtggggagtgatcgccggtgcaagaggcttggtgcagggggcacagacaaggagcggctcctggcaggcttcgagtggaagaagcacatggacgaatcgatcatacaccggaatgagagggatctggagactgtataggtatgagactatacagttgaaggatatcttaaaggaattgatttggctacccatatcaccaaaaatgcatttacttttcggaagtctaacccataagaactccatggttaagtgtgcttagcctggagtaattctgggatgggtgaccttctgggaagttttctcggaaagtgtgcgagtgaggacaaagcacactagaaagTCTCGTGTTGATTTGTGAGGGcggtcaacagtccctgtaagttgctggGACGTTACATTTTTcataagtttaaataaattaaaagtgtatatatatatatatatatatacatacacgaGTGATAAATCATGGAGTTGATGGTCATAAGTTACTTTGGTAAAGTCCAGGTTTTTATAACTAAAAACTTCAAAGGATTCTCATAAAGATAAATctcatttcaaattcttatctCTCGTTATATTACAAAgagcatatttttttataaatgaattagGGAAGATCCTTTGGATTATACATTAATTCACAATAAATACACTTTAATACCTActaatgtatttaatttctattatatgaatcattattttttatatttaataaaaggataaaaattataaagaaaactcaaaaggaAAACCATTATATCTCAATCCCAAGGGCAAATGTATTAgcttgaaaacaaattttagtatattttaaaaacttcaaGCCTTTTATGGtgttttgaaaagattttccaCCAACATAGAAATAGAAGGAAACAAAGCAAAAGAacacaacaaaatttatattggTTTGACTTTAAACAAATCTACACTAGCAACTTGAGTGGGAGGGAATTCACTGATTTTTAAAAGTCAATAATACAAAATTCACTCAATGTATTCTCACAACactcaaatacaaaaaaaaaaaaaatccaacctAGAGAGGCTACACACACTCTCTCTAAGAGTCTTGCCTACCTAGCTAAGATTAACACAAAGAATACACAAGAATCATAGACTGATGCACCACAAGTGCAAATTTCACAATAACAGACATTGCAAATCTCTTAATTGATCACTTTTCCCTCCTTGAATCCTTAGAgatcttgaatttttttcaaaacaatggTTGATGCCTCCAAAATTGCTCCAAGACAACTCTGGATGTGTTCTTGCTTAAATTTGTTCAAAGTCAGAATGTTTTTCATGCCTAAAAAAGAATTagaacacacacacacacacacacacacacacacacacacacacacacacatatatatatatatatatatatatagctgataacggtaatttttaccattatctatggtgcatttttcttgccaaatcaacactcctgaagCTTGAAACACGCTTGATCCTCTTCTTAATCTAACTTTGTTAATAAACTTAGCTTAAGTTACACACtttagttttcatctcttttcctcaaattttgtaggaactttgagtACTTTGGAAAGACATTCAAGCTATAaagagtggagaaccaagggagAACCACAAAGAAGAAGTCCACAAGAAGCTCACTAGGACaaatggcgctgggcgccaccCATCTCACGCTGGGCGAGAAAACTGACTGTTTCCAGCAAGCTTTCGCGCTGGGCGCCACCCATTCCACGCTGGGCATGAAAACTCACTGTTTCCAGGAGTATTTCACACTGGGCGCCACTTTAATGGCGTTGGGCGCAAATTGTTTGATGTGGCACCCTAccctataaaaggcacacagttttcgagggtTTGGATCTTCTTGGCGGCTGAGACCTGGGGAAGCGTTCTTGCACCTCTTGGAGCTAGTTCTGGACAGTGGGAGCTCTCCTCTCCTTCTCCTTGagtctcttcttcaccattttccttccattgtaagctcaagctctccattaatggagagctaagttcattttgttggagagtgatgtaaactaagaacttcttgtaaatgcacttgttcttaaatgaaaaatgtttcatTCATTGCTTGTTGGTGTTTTCGTCTTTTACTTAATgctagttatgacttgatcaaccatagcttgaTTGTGGGGTTTACTTAAGGTTGAGAAACATTGGgtgaaccttgaactagacCAAACACCGaagggaaatagtgtctagggatagagctaggaccgttagttgtcataaacttcttttcttaatgcgggtgagtTTGTTGggttaccaagggattgggatttaacaaatgaacctaggctaactcaccaagggattgggttttagtGATTTAGCTAGTTGGCAAAGACAAGTAATTGAAGAAGAATGGTGTAGTGCATTTGCAGAGGaaggaattagttgaaatcattctccaacatatccATTCCACATATTTatcaatcatctcattttcaCGTGTTTTGGCCCCAAGTAGTTCAAACATTTACTTAAGcataacttttactttcattgcacaatatcaaacaaaaaatggaatcattctttagtttaaattagttaGTATTTATACGATAGTAGAGTAATAacgaagtctcttgggaaacgatattcggtcttaccgatattactacttgagcgatttggtacacttgccaaagtctcaacaataGCATAGACAAATACATggtatatttaatcatttatgttattttcataatCAATTAAGCTTTATACACTCTTTTAATCAATTAGATCAttctcttaattaattaaaatagagaGCAAATCGATTAGGTCATTCTTCTTCTGCATCATTGTGCAATTTTGAACTTAAAATCAGATTAACCATTATAATCAGTCAATATCCTATATTACATGAAACTTACATAAAGTCTAACCTAATGGAACAACCTAATCATTTAAGAAAGAACATTAATAATTTCATCACACAAAAAACACACACTTTACCACACTTTCTTCAAGGTGGAAGAACTTAGAGACTCTCCCTCTCAACACATATCACAATTACCTAATAATCTTTATTATGGAACAAACtgatattattactttaatCGTGATGTTTTGTTGACTTTTAACTTTGATTATcgatttttccttcttttaataCACTAGTGTAAATGAACATATGAGTATACattaatgttataatatatttgattacaataattcataatttttaatacttatattGGACTACTAATGTAATGAGTTTTactatactaaaaaataaatctataaattgtatattatttttatgtatcttatataattataatttataattaatattagtgaatgatagtttatgattaatattaaaactttcattttctatttcaagATTAGAAAAAGCACTaacacttatttttaaattttaagtatttacaCTGTGGAGTGATGAAGATAATGTTCtctctatttcttttcttatgttttctctttttaaactAGAACTTACCTTTTTACACTTTGATTCATATATATGATGATCATGCCTTTTGTCACACCAAGGTTAATAATTTGTGGCCAAACATACATATGACTATTACTCAACATATATATCTTATAAACTTTTCATAGTTTCCTAGGGAAAACTAAAGAggaattttaaactttaaagatTCTTTGAGACTTATTATATACATTACATGTGTACTCAATGAATATCTTTTACCATTTCTTTATACCTTGtttgtttacttatttttataaattttttatcaaagattttgtacaataattttatatcataagtatttatgatatattatgGTAAGTTTAGGATAACATTTTATCCGCTACTTATTAATTTCTAATCGAGTTGTTATTAttgtgttaatatttttattttcatatttgtttaacAATTGTGTTAACAGCacctttaattttaataactaaagtaaaactatgaaaaaaattcaCACGTACAcaatcattaatattaatattaatataattttttattatcataatgtttctattttttttttctaaaataaagtaACAAAAATTCACTCAGAACAGTCATCTCCCACTCAATGGAAAGCAAAGTGGAATTagagttttttaatataaattaaaatcaatttaacttCATTCTATCtcaaaacattttcataaaataaaattaaaaaatccaaGTATACCACagagaataaatatatttgtcatACTATTTCGTTAGAAagattattctaattttaaaacttcaatatgagttgtattaaatattaataaaataatgcatataatttacaaaagaaaatttttatatagGGTATAAAATCagcataaaaaaatgtttaaaacaacTTATTTCCCGATTTAAATAAGGAATAAATGGAAGTACCCCTAAGTGGTGTGGTCGAAAACGAGGTGGTTCTGTCGAAAATATGGTGTGCATCATTAGCATCTTTTAGTTAAGGCTACTGCAAATCAAACATATCCTTTCATTCGAAAAAGGGTTACAATTAGCACCTTCTTCAACTCTTATTATTCTTGTTCGCTCTTATTTCCCAATTCAAACCCTATCCCTAATTCTGCATTTTCTACACACTTTCTTTTTATCGGAATGGCCGAGATTCAGCCGCCGGAGGGTCAAATAAACGGTGCCGGTGGAACCCTaattcttcactccttggagccCGCCATCGGATCCAAACGACAACGCCGTCCAAGCGTCCGATTGGGCGATATCGGTGGTGACCAGCCCTATGATTCCACGCGCCGCAACACAAAGCCTTGGAAACTCGCCTTCGATGGCcatcatcaccaccaccaccgcaaCAAGGACAAGGACCCAGGTAAACCTTCCAAGACTCGTCCTTTAACGAACTTGAGCGAGTTTAACGAAACCCTAGAAGTCTCGAACGAGCGAGAAGCCGGGAACGTGGACTCTGTTGCAATTGGCAGCTGGAAGGTGAAGGAGTCCAAGAAGAGGGGCTCTGTGGCCACCAAAAGGGTCAGATCGAATTGGGTTTCGCGAATCGAGGACGGTGGCGGGGACAATGGCGGCGGAGAAGGGGAGGGAGAGAAGTATAATAACGGGGACGAAGATGGCGAGGATGATGATGGGTATCGAGAATTTGAGGTTGAGAATTCGGAGAGCCCTTTGAAGGAGCAAAGCCCTATTCATAGCATGGAGAATTTGGCGGTTGATGGGCATAGGAGGGTTTTTAAGGGTAGGGAAAGGGAGCAACAGCATGATGGGGTTGAGCTATCTGCACCTTCTGATAATGATGTTAGGGATTGGAAGTGCGGGGATAGGAATAATGAGAATGGTGGTGGAAGGGTTAGGGGTGGTGAAGATGGTGTTAGGGTTTGGCTTAATGGACTGGGGTTAGGCAGATATGCTCCCGTGTTTGAAGTGCATGAGGTGGATGATGAGGTTTTGCCCATGCTGACTCTAGAGGATCTCAAAGATATGGGGATTAGTGCTGTTGGGTCCAGGAGGAAAATGTACACGGCCATTCAGAAGCTCGGTAAGGGCTTCTCCTGAGCTGAACTTGTTTTTGGTGCTGCCCTGCCCGCCGGATGTAGATTCTCAGCCGTAGTGAATTCAGATGCTTGTGTCTGAACTGAACTGAGTTTTAGTATGTTCTTCCATGACGCTTTTTTCTAGGGTTGGAAATGTTAGGACCTCACTTGTTTGAGAAACAAACATCCTTCTTGAAATCCAGTGCAAGTATATATAACTCTGCGAATTTTGTTGGAGCTattcattgaattttttttttttgtctgaaGCACTTATAGATTTCTAGTTGTATTTCATTGATGACTTGGATCGATGACGTGAAGGGACAACATATGTCGTATAATGCAATtggaaagtttttttttttttttccgtgAAAGAAAAGGGGCATGCTGTTTAATTTTCTCATCCTGTCCCTGGGAATGCCAACTATGCCATCATATCTACAAAATACGCGTTCTAGAATGTTGTGTTGGTAATGTAATCTGTTTTTTAGGAATTACAATGCCTAGAGAATCAATAACTTTCAGGTGTTATTCTCCAGGTAAATTACTTACAACATTATAGCACATGTATTTTGTAGATGTGATCGCAGGTATGTCCTTATTTGATTATCGTGGTCTTTATTCATATTCATTTATTCAGAATTTCGTTGTTGCTTGCAGTTAATTCTATTGAAAACATCTGTTTTACTAATGTTTAACGTCTAGTAACAGGATGCATTCATGTTTGCAATGATGTATATTCTGTTTGTGCTGGCAACATCTGTTTCTCTTGCACAATGGTTTTGTACATTTTAATCAGGATGTTGGAATTAGCTGAGCTGGTGCTTAGTTACCCGTTATCATTGTTCCATCTAAAACTTATTGTCTTGAGTGGATGTGCCATAGTTACGAAAACacttgaaattatatatttttacatagcAGGAGTGACTTTGGTGGTGGCCCGTAATGCTGTTTGGAagaaatgatatatttaatgCTTCAACTGAATTCTGTCTTGTATATCCAGTGATGGGGGCACCATCTAAAAGTGATAAATTTGGTTGTGCTTAGTGGATTATGTGTTGCTCCCTCAAATATTTGTGCATTTCTACTGCGTTTTCTGCTATATCTATCTCTggattaacatattttaaaattattttatcatgatCGATCAATTTGATAAAAGCTGAATGAAGTAGAGATGAAAACTCTATTGAGAGGATGAATGCTTCCGAATGAACTGGCATGTTTGCTTTGTACTTGATTgtattaagaataaattaagcATAGCCTAGACTGAACGTACCTTATGCGAAGATGTGTGGGATCCTGCTGATGGGACCTGAGTATTTTGATTGTTTGTATTGCAAggatttaattgattaatagaGGTAACAATTAGGAAGTTGAAGAATATGCTTATGAGGAGCAGGTAATTTACGCGGTAATAATGGTGATATTCTTAGTAGTAGTGagtattatattttgttgagtATACTACCGTTATTGATGAATCCACTGCATGATACATTCTTTCCGTTGTTCACATCAGTGTTTAAAAGccatcaaataaaaaagttttcaaatcaTTATATTACAATCATGGTAACCAAGTTGGAGACAAGAATCAAAAGTACTACCCAAGTTGAGGTTGCAATTCAATTTACATGATCAATACATTCCAAATTCTAACGACAAGACTAAACCAGATTTGTTGTACGGTAATCTATCTGGCTGAAGTATGCTTGATTAACATCATCAAAATGAGCTTATCAATACTCAATTATCTGCCCCTTTCCTTTCACGTGCTCTAACATGTTGCACGCTGGAACCTTTATACTTGTATTATTACCTTATCCTATGAATTTCACGCTGGTTTTCATTGGCATCCTTCTTTGGTGATATTAATGTTTGAACCACTACATACTAAATCCTGTTGTAACTTTAGTTGGTCACGTTCTGAGaaagtggttttttttttttttttctactagtgTTAAATCCCATTGTAGTTACTGTCGTTCAAAATCATAATTGAGAAATCATTCTAGCAAATCGATATCTCCTTTCATCATTATTTCAACTTTAGCTGTACTTTGTCTAGTCTCTACTTTCATTGATATAGGTTTTTATTTGTCTTATCTGTACATGTTTACTCAAACTTCTCATTCAATTAAAAGTCTGACATTCTATTACATAAATGTAACTCATTAGTTTAAACacatttcaattatatttaatggtttgaaataaatttttaatatcctATAAATGATGCAGTCCATTAATCTTGAGATTCATTAGACATCAAATGAACTCCAGAttcattctattttaaatttatcagttgatatagaattacaaaaataaatgttgaatatATAAACTGTTACCACAAAACCTGGACAATAGCGGGCTCATCCTTTAAACATACAacgaataaaatattttacatccATCATACATTTCCTTCTCTTataacatatattactttttcatacttttttttctctccttgtTCTAGATCCAATGTAGTGTAGGAAAGAACACACGAATATACAAATCTAATGAAGATCAGGCGTTATACATCATACA
This genomic stretch from Vigna radiata var. radiata cultivar VC1973A chromosome 7, Vradiata_ver6, whole genome shotgun sequence harbors:
- the LOC106766967 gene encoding uncharacterized protein LOC106766967 — encoded protein: MAEIQPPEGQINGAGGTLILHSLEPAIGSKRQRRPSVRLGDIGGDQPYDSTRRNTKPWKLAFDGHHHHHHRNKDKDPGKPSKTRPLTNLSEFNETLEVSNEREAGNVDSVAIGSWKVKESKKRGSVATKRVRSNWVSRIEDGGGDNGGGEGEGEKYNNGDEDGEDDDGYREFEVENSESPLKEQSPIHSMENLAVDGHRRVFKGREREQQHDGVELSAPSDNDVRDWKCGDRNNENGGGRVRGGEDGVRVWLNGLGLGRYAPVFEVHEVDDEVLPMLTLEDLKDMGISAVGSRRKMYTAIQKLGKGFS